The Vitis vinifera cultivar Pinot Noir 40024 chromosome 12, ASM3070453v1 genome has a segment encoding these proteins:
- the LOC100265939 gene encoding chaperone protein dnaJ 20, chloroplastic-like, protein MDISLTSRLNTVKPPIIRRPLADNHRRFVSVSCSARSAARLACGNESPNYYKLLHLSPDNAGVDEIKRAYRRMSLQYHPDVCDPSMKEESTRMFVQLNAAYKTLSDPVLRMHYDYDLGLIDFRQPLRTDTTTKIWENQITGLKRRSDYRMAQQGITWGSRMRARNIQK, encoded by the coding sequence ATGGATATTTCTCTGACCTCACGCCTCAACACTGTAAAACCACCCATTATTCGTCGTCCACTCGCCGATAACCATCGAAGGTTTGTCTCGGTTTCATGCAGTGCAAGATCAGCAGCCAGGTTGGCCTGCGGAAATGAGAGTCCCAACTACTACAAGCTGCTTCATTTGAGTCCTGATAATGCAGGCGTTGATGAGATAAAGAGAGCTTACAGAAGGATGAGTCTACAATATCACCCTGATGTTTGTGATCCTTCCATGAAGGAAGAATCAACAAGGATGTTTGTTCAGCTGAATGCAGCTTACAAGACCCTCTCTGATCCCGTTCTGCGAATGCACTATGATTATGACTTGGGTTTGATCGATTTTAGGCAACCATTGAGGACGGACACTACAACGAAGATATGGGAAAATCAAATTACAGGGTTGAAGAGAAGGTCCGACTACAGAATGGCTCAACAGGGGATAACATGGGGAAGTAGAATGAGGGCTCGGAATATTCAGAAATGA